From a region of the Tachypleus tridentatus isolate NWPU-2018 chromosome 1, ASM421037v1, whole genome shotgun sequence genome:
- the LOC143247433 gene encoding cuticle protein 10.9-like, which produces MLKVLVLCMLATAAYAGYPFFAAPAVKFVHAPVYQPAVKVVAAEKPQPFDFSYDTKDEDGNTQSRQESGDGSGAVTGSYSYTDANGLYRRVSFTADASGFKPSIETNEPGTANANPADVQVSVQEAPAVKVKAAPVQKIIKLVHAPYYHAPWAYGYGHA; this is translated from the exons ATGCTTAAG GTACTTGTTCTGTGTATGCTGGCTACAGCTGCCTATGCTGGTTATCCTTTCTTTGCTGCCCCAGCTGTCAAGTTTGTCCATGCTCCAGTTTATCAACCTGCGGTTAAAGTTGTTGCTGCT GAGAAGCCTCAACCGTTTGACTTCAGCTACGACACCAAGGACGAAGACGGTAACACTCAGTCCCGCCAGGAGTCTGGAGATGGAAGTGGCGCCGTCACTGGCAGCTACTCTTATACAGATGCAAACGGTCTCTACCGACGAGTATCTTTCACAGCTGATGCTAGTGGATTCAAGCCATCCATCGAAACCAATGAACCAGGTACTGCTAATGCCAACCCTGCTGATGTCCAGGTGTCAGTTCAGGAAGCCCCTGCAGTTAAGGTCAAGGCTGCCCCTGTTCAAAAAATCATCAAACTCGTACATGCTCCCTACTACCACGCTCCTTGGGCCTACGGTTATGGCCAcgcttaa